DNA sequence from the Rhizoctonia solani chromosome 14, complete sequence genome:
AAATATGTTGCTAACCAGGAACTTCCAGAAGACTTGAGAAGTTGCTTTACAAAGACTGTAGTGTGGGAACTTTCCCacaggaagaaaacaacaTTCCAAtaaggatcacatgaccaagaacaagTCAGGTGACCTCAGAACAACTCATTGCACAATTGTACTTAGGAGAACTTGACACCTAATAAGATATCTATCCAGATATCTTTTCTAATGGCACAAGTTCATGTCCCCTAAACTATGtgcaaaagggggggcaatgtcatgacccactccattctgtccatgagtcctgaccttgtcaagcctccaacacactcatgttgcacaccaacatgaccgcaagcacgcatatactcgcacatatgcactcagaacctccaggttcccacTTATAAGAGACTTGTggtcgacatggctggacttagtgatattctctaagtccaggtcacatgacctccccccctccagtcctttatcaaatactatactaaactactacggatttgaggtggggggggatgacataatctcttctataataatatattattcagaccttgcccgcgggctcccttaacattggcccgcggctaggggggtggggggagtgcaacgtcccccagcaacttatattattaatatatcactgtgcatcatatatactatatatctttgacagtggatatatatggtaataacccctccagatatgggttatgacatatctacatgatcaaaaatagTTGAATATACAGAAAGATTCAGCAAATCTTACCACATAATTTATAAGTACTCATGAACTATGTTTTAATGTCAATTCCTGTTTGCTTACTGTGCCCTTCCTTACTATAGTATTCTGTTCTGTAACAGAGAACGCATCATGAGTGATGACACATGGTCTAAACCTGGTACAAGTGGTTACATGCTGGCCAAAGCCCAAATTGGAGGCTGAAGGTgtgatcatgggttgtctgCAGAGGATCattagggctctatggctcaGTGGTCAAGCAGGTTTGGTCCCAGCTGGTTgtattttcctcattttatGACCAGTTTTGCAGACACCAGCAGTAATGGCACCATCAGAGAGAATGCTGATGACTAATCAACCCTAAATTTGAAATTCTGATAGGAAACCAATGCATTTGCTATCGATTGGTatatatatcacgtgattctgACAGGTTGTGATTTCTTGGCTATTAGCTAAGggaccctgaaaatgaaattctactgacaaaccacgtgattctgcgtcgATCCATATATATCATGCCAATTTGAAAACGTCaatcaaatttgtgtactaatggccaaacacagcatgcaccttccatttttggaagtcaaGACTACCTtcaatggaaagagggggcTTGATTACCCCATGGAGtgcagtttcaaggatagatatagcATGTgagaggagaaaatgagaaatgaagtaaatttagtggattttggtgaagtgggccagttttgaaaaatggactaaatttagtccattctTGCTTTGTTTGTGCTGGCCAACTTTTCACCAAGggccaaacaaaaaatggactaaatttagtccatttttcaaaactggcccacttcaccaaaatccactaaatttacttcatttctcattttctcctctcACATgctatatctatccttgaaactgcaCTCTATGGGGTAATCAAgccccctctttccattgaAGGTAGTCttgacttccaaaaatggaaggtgcatgctgtgtttggccattagtacacaaatttgattgatgttttcaaattggcatgatatgtatatggatcaatgcagaatcacgtggtttattaATAGAATCTGAATTTCAGGGTCCCTTAGCTAATAGGTCCctgcacataactgcaaTTTTATGTGAAATATTGAAGACATGATTTTTAACAAAtgatttcaaattgccttgattgatatatgaataaatgcggaatcacgtggtttactagtgaaatttcattttcagggcagGTTATCTAATAGGTTTGGGCGGAACAACGGGATTTGATTTAAGGTTTTGCTCAACCcccccttgagccagacccctataaTAGGCGGCACTCACATCATTGAGGAAAAGGATGGGGGTTTTTCAACTGACCAGTAGTTTGCTGATCAGTCCTCAATTCTGCTATCATGAATCTCTCAAAAATCAATTATTTTTCACCTCAACAGAATTGCACCAAAATTTGACAGTAGGTGTACAGGGTGTAGTAGACTGCACTGTCAAAGTTCTATGCAATTTGGATCACAGGAAAAAGCAGTATCCTGGTTCTTCTCCAAAATTCAGGTGCTttttgtcataaacagaggaaaatagaactagccagaattgaaccagcttgaccactaagccatagagccctattattcctctgctgacaacccatgattacacctgctaccccccaaatttgggcttgggccagcatgcaaccacttgtactggtcatgtgaccatgtccaggacactttTTCATACAATAACCCCTACACTTGAGTCCTGCTTCATAATCTACCCTGAAATTTAAATTCTACTAGAGAATCCATCAATTCTGGATTGTTTGACatatatatcacgtgacaGGGTCCATATTGACATTTGACAGGTTATGTAATCCGCTTAGATATTGAAATCCTGATAAGAgaccacgtgattctgagTCGattcatatacatatcaagGCTATTTGAAAATGTCATATGAAATCTCACATTGATGCCCTAATAGGGCATTGGATTTCCATTTTGGGAAGTTGACattaccataaatggaaagagcaGACTTAATAACCCTGGTCTACATCTTTTGCTAGTCTCTTAGTATAAGCATATAGGTTGTTCAGTATCCCATACTTCAGCTGTTTACAGACCCTCACCTTTCATATGTGCTGCAGGGAGGATAAACTGCCCTGTTTGATTTTGAGGTCATGGATGGATCTCTTGGTTTCATCTATTCAAGCAAGTGGATTCCTGTCCAAGATCATATTCAATGACTTGCCTAGCAAAGACGTGATTGAGGCCCTGGACACTTTTGGGGATCATCTAGCTCTAATGGAAGTTCAGCTTTGTTGGATTCCAAGCAATGAGGAGCACATTCAGTGTCTTGCTATGCTGCTTGTGCAGCATCCTAAGCTGGAAATTTTGGAGATTCTCTACAGCTTGCTGCAACAAAGCACTGTGCCAATCTTCCTCCAGCTTGAATGCTTACAAGTTCTGTTGCTTACAATGGGGATGCTGGGTTGTGTTGTATCTCTGCATGCTCTAGCACTTTTTCTGGATGAACCTTTGTTCACCCTCCCACTTCCAACCCTACAGCAACTCTGTTTTGAAGTTTTGCCTACATATATTGGTCTATTACCAATAGTAGCTAATCAAGTCAAAGAGCTTGGGATATGGGGTCAAGTTCTTCACAATCAGCAAGATTCAATCCAACAGCTCTGGATCCAAGAGCCCAGGGGTAGCATTACAGAATACTGCTCTGCATTGCAGGCTATTTGCTGGATTGCCCCAAAGGCCAAGTGCATGGACTTTGGCCTTAATTGTCTCTGTCATGCTTTCATTGATTGCCTCACTGAGTTTGCTGACTTGAAAGTAGCAAGGACATATGGCTGTGATCTGGAATCAGTAATCATCAACTACACTGAAGAGCATATGCCTGAGTGCCAGTGGGTTTTTGGGGAGGATGTTTATTGCTCATAAAATAGCACTTCATTTGAGTATTTCTTGAGGCTAAGCCACCATCTGAGCTTGGAATAAAATCTAGTTAGGCTTAGATACTATGTAATGTCTTCTTTGTTGACATATCAATAGATCAGTCCAGAACTCTAAATTGCCTTCAGCCAACAAAATGAATGCTCAGAGCACACCTTCTCTTCAAACTCCTACTCAGTCAACCTCTGGTCAGCAGCAGAGCCCCAAAACTCCCTTTCCGAGTCAAGCCATGCATGCCACAATGACAGTGGGGCTTGTTCAATCAACCTTGTGCACTGAGGACATCAATGAACACATTTGTTCCCACTAAGGACATATAGTCAAGTTtcaaatcaatgatgcaGGTCTAAAAGATAAACAAGAAAACACACCATTGAGATTGACTAAATTAAGTCTCAGCTTGGGCAGATCTAGGCAAATCTGGGTGTCTTAGTTAATGCATTAGGCACTGATTTAGAAGCCCCTTGTCTTCTAAAGCTCAGCATAATTGGCAGGCTAATGAAGAGGGCTGACAAGAGTTAGACTAGGAGCAATAGATTCAAACCATGTCTCATGTCAAAGGTATTCATGGATCAGCCATGTACCAAGTGTATTAAGATCTTGTGGCAGTAGCTGGCAAGCTTAGGGATGTATGATGTTTTATCCAATTTATATGGCCTACTATATTAAAGTCAAGGTTTGTCTGTGAGTATCAAGGTGTATGCAAAATGGCACTTGATGTCTAAATGAATCAAGACATGCAATTTGATACATCTGGGGAGCATCTTATGGTATTCAAGATTGGGTTCTCCTCCCAGTGGTGTCTACTACAAAGTTCCTCATGATTAGAGTCTCAGATCAATTGCTTTGCCAAACAAGACTTTCTTTACCCTTGCTGGAAAACCTTATTCAGGCAAATGATATTACAGCCTTTGTAGTGGCTGTGTCTTTTAAATGAGCTACATTGTATCCTAACTATAAAGTGGTTGGATACTTGCAATCATAAAAGCCAATGTCAGGACTTGTTAAAGAATCTCTCTGAAGCTGAAGCAAAGGCACTAGCCAAGGCCAGAGAGGTTAAACCCATGCAAATCCCATTAGACAAACCATCAGTATTCTGGACTAAGCATGAAAAAACCATCAAGGATGTATTAGATGTTGCAAAAGGAAACAAAGGGGATGGCATGGGTACTGATGGCAAAGATATGGGGTGGGGACAGGGAGAGGAATAGTGAGAACTGTTATGAATTGGGGTATGTGGATAAACTCTTTGGGGCTTGGTATGGATGAAATGTGGCCTGTGGGTGCTGAAATTAGTGTAGGTGGATCCATCTTGAGAGAGGATCTACATACAAGACTTGGAATCACGGTACCAAATGTTCAGACTGGGGTTGAAAATGCCATCACATTGGTGGCACACCCAACAAATCTCTTGCAACCTCTCACTAGCACAAATGTCTCCCAGTCATCTGTACTATCTTTTGCTTGGGCAGGTGAAAGGCTGCCTGTTGCTAAATCTCTTGATGCACTTAAACTATCCCATGCCTTATACAGTTCTATCCACTGGTGGATGGACACCTGTGCTCACAAGAGCCCAATTTACAGTAACCCAGCATAGATGAGATTAAAAAAAAATTGGACACACAATACATAATATACGTCAAAAAAAATGAAGAAAGCAGCAGCAAAGCCCTGGTACACATTGCTCAAGGCTAAGGCTCCCAGCCTCAACCTTGCATAGATGCCCTGATGGCGTCTAAGACCTGCTGTGATACCTGCCTTGTCATCCCAATTATGCAGGGAACCAGGCAAGTTGTGGAGCATGCAACTGGTGCTGGCTTCAGCTCTTGGTGGTCCTTTTCTAGCTGGGTCACAAGCCAAGCCTGAAGCCATTGTAATGGCAGGGGAATCATTTGCTCTTAGACCAAGAGCATGTGAGAGAGGGCCTTGTTGCATATCTGGACCACATCACAGAAGCTCATTGTGAGCTGAGGATCACTTGGCAAAGCTTCTGCTGCCTCTCTTGTTTCATCAATTATGATCTGATTAGGAGTGAGATATCTATCTGTGACTTGGCGTATGAAAGATATACACACCTGCCAACCACTATGGTTCCATATGCTGAGCAGGGCCTTACCACTTTTGGTGTATGATGAGAAGTAGAGCTCTGGGTGGACAGACTCTTCTGTTCCCTTGCTTCTGATGCTCTCCGCTCTTTTGGCCAAACCTTCCATGTCAGCTTCAATTGTGTGGTTGGCCTGCCTTAACTGACATTCATTCAAAGGGAAGTCTTCAACTGGAGATATAAATGTCAGAACCCTAGCAATCAGACAATAGCTTGAGATTTACCTGGATTCCTGGTGGGTGGGCACATCCATAAGCTTATGTTGGCCTGAGACCCCAGCTACTTATGCAGATCATTATATTTCTGTTGCAAATGATAACAGCATGAATCTGTCTGTCTGAGAAGTGAAGATAATCAACCGCCTTGTCCAAGGCATCTTCAAGACTCTGAGAAAAGCAGACCTCCATGACCACACATGGGCTATTGGCTGCTGATATTGGTCTCCCTGGATTGCCTGTGGTAAAATACTCCAGGTAGAGGAATCCATCAGGCTGGTAGTTCAATTTTGCTTTCCCAGTCTCCCAGGAGACCACCAATGACCCTTTGGTGAGCTGAACATCCAAGGATGCCAGTCCATAAACCTTTGGAGTCCCACAAATGGCTGTTTCAGTCAGTTGCTGGTTGATCAGATCACACTGACCAAACAGCCACAGTCCTGGAAGCTTGTGAAAGGGGCCAGGCATCTTGAAGTAGGCAGTTTCTGTCAAAGTACTCCAGTCAAATCTGACACAGACCCCTGCTAATCATGCTGCAAGGAAGAAAGCAGCAAAGACACCAACCATAACTTATACCCTTGGCTCAAGTAGTACTGATTCAGCTCCTGAGCCTTGGAGAAAGAGATAGCTCTAAATTCCTGACTGGGGTTGGCTCTGGATGGAATCCAGGTCAACCAACAAGGGTTGAGAAGTCTGGCATGAGCCCAGGATGAAACAAAAGAAGGAACAAACAACCAGAAGTCGTTGCACCTGACTGTGTTCACCAGCAACCTTCTTTATTTCCTGTTCAATGAGAACAATTGCCTGTGTTCTCTTAGCTCACACTGGGCCCAGGTACGTTGTTCAAAGATGCCAAGCTTGGGTTCTAATTATTCCTATGCAAGAGCTACAAGTGTGTTCCTGCCTAGGGTTCTGTTAGAAATTCCAGACGGGTTACTTACAAGGTAAGAAACACATACTTACTAACACAGTTGTAAGTACTTTGCACCAGCAGGCAAGGGGTTGATACAAGGGGATTGCTTGCCAAAAGAGAACATAGCATGTTGATCAGGAGGATCTCTGGGTTTGGGAATATGTGTGGTGGTTGAAAATCAATGAAAACGTGCCTTCAACATTGGCATGTGACTTATACCTATCAGTCACATGATGCACCTTTATCTTTTCATAGATTATTATTTGAAAAGTGAAGTACAAGTAAATACCCAAATCTCAAAAGTCTTCTGTTAAATTGGGAGAATCCTGTTTCTCATAGACTGGTTGTGCTAAAAAAGACAGACAGGCTAACCTATTGAAATGGTTAAACAAGGTACATTGACCCAAGATGGGCCTGGGGGCTGAGTAGGCATCAGGTATTCACTGTAGCCCAGATGTGCAGTGAGAGATAGGGTAGTGTGATTGACTCAACTAAGTATAAGTCCGGATTGTAACTTGATTACATTAGTCTAATTTGGTGCAGTTGTACAAGTAGCCTCCTTTGCTTCTTTACAGAAGATATGGCTACATGAAGCTTACTCTTTGATTACAACTTGCAGAGAATCATACTCTATATATATGTCTATGAACAATCTTCATTAACTGGGTTTGCATCTTCTGGATCTCCCAGGTAGTGCAGAACATCATGAGATCCCCTTCTTTTTTTATCCCAAGCCAGATTGAAGCCATGAGTCCTCCTCCACTGAATTAGGGTGGATGAGTTCTAGTCAAAGTGGGACTATTGTCAGGTTTGAGTCATCCCCACATGCTTTGTGCATCTGTTCTTAAAGCTCTTTTGTCAAATGCTTCAGGAGCACTAAGAGGTAGAGTGGAGCAGCCTGATTCTGTTTCTCACTCATTGTGCAGACTTGCTCATGAATTGTTTGGATATGGCTTTCACTTGTTGGTTAGGGGTGGTGGCATGCTTTTGGCTCCATTGGGTCAGTAATATGATAGATATTGTGTAGTCCAAAGCAATGGATATAAGCCCCTCCAACAAGCCCTGTATCAATTTGTTGTCTTATTTTGATAGCCATACCAGCTGGGGGTGTTATGTCCTGGCTATTGGCTAACTCCATGtttgtcatgagcctcacctacTAATATGACTATGTattgcctgtcactcccTTCACCCCCAGTGCATTTGCCTGTGGAACTTATCTGTATCCATCCAATCTGTTTGAACAGTTCCTGTCTTCCTTAATGATGTTCTTCCCACTTCCTTGTCCCCTTCCCGCACTTGGTCTGGACTTATCCcgttctaagtgcttctatcttgcttatcttgctgtgCACCAGCCCGGTTCACTGTGTAGAGCTTTGGAGCCATATgttctatcttgcttctgAGTTGTGTGGCCTGAATACCGTCCCTTCTCCTTATATTTACCCCCTTTCAtcttttgttataaaagaagactgtgaattggcttggaaacccccaAAACAAATCatcttgtcaatttcccactttctcatctgtgtgaattgtttcaatatctcacagcagtcattttattcttggttgtgacattgtgAATTGTTCATTCCTGGCTGTAGCCAATCTCTAATCTATCAACCTGGACATCACTCAGGtcctcatccccaccttTAATTCTTACAGTTCTCTTTTCCCTTGCCATAGAGCGCACTGGGTTATTGCACACCGCAAACTAGGCTACCCCCACATTGCAGAAAGACCTGAACTCGTTTATCTCAATACACTCCTCAGATTGCGTGTAGATTGCGTTGAACGCAATGGCAGATGCCAGATTACGCAAATTGTCAATGACCTCACTTGCATCAAGGCAGGCATCCCTCTTATCACTCCAGCCACACTAGAAGGACCTTCCAACGCACCTATAAGTTGCACAAGAGTCAAACTCCATCCAGAAATCCTCTGGCAGCGAGAGGATGCTACAAAACTCAATCACCTGCACAGATATCTCATAGGCAACAATGCCAGCAGCAGATCTCAACCCCTAGCGTTCCACAGACTACTGGAGAAGAACACAGGGCATCTTATCAGCCACTTAGatgcttggaaacaaaccATGTTGCAGGATGTGACACAAGCAGTAGAGAGCGCAATTCAGCGCCTTCTGACTGCCCCCAGCAGCACAGATCCACACACACCTCCCAGAAGAGTCTTCACAGTAATAGACAACACCCTAAGCCTTCTGTCTCAGGCAgctcaggcaacaaggacgtCTCAGTCCCTATCAAGGATGAGCCTGACCCAAAAGGAAAAAGGGTCGAATTGGAGTCACCAGAACCATCTAAAACAACCCCAGACACTTCCTGGACAATCCCACACCCAGGATCGCCTTGAACTCAACCCAGCGCAGCCCTTCATCAGGCCAACGCCTGTAGGCCTCCCAAACATACTtcaagcagcaacaagtaaTCCCCTTAGCGAATGATATCTATCAGCGCAACC
Encoded proteins:
- a CDS encoding Retrotransposon-derived protein PEG10, yielding MLQDVTQAVESAIQRLLTAPSSTDPHTPPRRVFTVIDNTLSLLSQAAQATRTSQSLSRMSLTQKEKGSNWSHQNHLKQPQTLPGQSHTQDRLELNPAQPFIRPTPVGLPNILQAATTQPGETDEEKEARTLHNIATIMGRALSVPLQRTFRGLSQTLGPAQVKSKIPALEKYDGKKGPAAKSLILDCKTYFLSNASSFPADHK